The stretch of DNA AGCAACGAACAATTGAAGCAAGCGGTGGAGGAAACCAGTTTGGCGAAAGAACGCCTGCGCCGACTGGCTTATTACGACAGCCTTACGGTGCTACCCAACCGCCAGTTTTTTACCGAACAGCTTAAATTGCTGCTCAGCATGGCCAAGCGTGAAGACTATCAGCTTGCGCTGTTGTTTATTGACCTGGATAACTTCAAGCGCATCAACGATTCGCTGGGACACAGTGCAGGCGATATGCTGCTTAGGGAGGTTGCGGCCCGACTGAGCCATTGTATTCGCGACAGTGATCTGATTTCACGCTATATGGACGACCAATTGGAAATTGGCGTATCCAGGCTTGGTGGCGATGAGTTTACCGTGGTATTGAATCGCATCGAAGACCGTGAAACGGTAGCGAAAGTGGCGCAACGACTACTGACATCTTTAGCACGTCCGATGTTTATCGAGGGGCATGAATTGGTCATTACCCCCAGTATCGGTATCGCTATTTCACCAAACGACGGTGAGGATGTGGAAGGTTTGCTCAAACACGCGGATACGGCGATGTATCATGCCAAAAATAATGGCAAGAACAATTTCCAATATTATGCGAGCTCTATGAATGAAATGGGCGTGCATCGACTGAAGTTAGAGACTGATTTACGCCGGGCTTTGGAGCATGAGGAACTGGTGTTGCATTACCAACCGCAGGTTGATATCAGCACGGGTAAAATTGTTGGCGCTGAGGCCATGGTAAGATGGCAACACCCGGAACACGGGCTGGTGCCGCCGCTCAACTTCATTACACTTGCCGAAGAAATGGGGCTGATCGTCGAACTGGGTGACTGGGTATTACGTGAGGCTTGTAAACAAACGAAAATCTGGCAAAAGCAAGGGCTGGATATTCCGAAAATTGCGGTTAACCTATCGGCACTTCAGTTCGATGATGAGGACTTTATTGAGCGTACGGGGCAGCTGCTAAAGGAAACTGGATTAAGCCCTAAATCCTTAGAGTTAGAACTCACGGAAAGTGTCATTATGAAGGATGCGGAAACCACCATTGAAGCGTTAAATGTGATTAAATCGATGGGTATCAGTTTATCGGTTGATGATTTTGGCACTGGTTATTCGTCGTTGAATTACCTGAGTCAATTCCCGCTGGATAAATTAAAAATCGACAGAAGTTTTGTAGTTGATGTCGAGAAAGGGGAGCACAACGCGGGTTTGGTCATCGCAATTATTGCCATGGCCAAAAGCCTAAATTTGAGCTTAGTCGCCGAAGGTGTTGAAACCAACGCGCAACTATTGTTCTTAAAGAGTAAGGGCGTTAGGGTCATTCAAGGGTTTTTCTTTAGCGGTCCCGTGCCTGCGGAACAGTTTGAAGAATTGCTACGTAGCCACCGGTTTGATCAATTACTAGATGATATCCCCGCTCCTGCCATAAAGCCCAAACTGGTAAGCTCTGCCGATTGGGGTGGCTCCTTCTAGATGTCGTGGAAAAGTTCGTCCAGCCTCCTTTATTTTACCTTGTCATAAACCACAATAAAAAAGGGTTTTAACTTTTAACGACTGGCTTTACTATAGCGCCTGATTATAAAAAAATTGACAAGGAAGCATGGATTGCTAGGTCAGCAAAATAACAACAATAGTCAAGAAACTCATAGTACAAACACTGCATTAGATACAGGGTGCATAAGTCTCTGTCTATTAGCGCGCTTTCATCAGGTTGCGGCTGACGCCCAGGCCCTGCACCATGAATTTGGGGAATCCGGTAAAACCTTTACCGATACCGATATCCTGCGCGCCGCCGCCTATTTAAAACTCAAAGCCAAATTAGTTAAACCGAGTACCGACCAGCTCAAGGATATTGCGTTACCGGCAATTGCCAAGGACAAGGAGGGTAACTATCTGATTCTTGGCCGCTTTGATATCGAAAACAAAAAAGTCTTAATCCAAGATCCCACGGCAAGAAGCCCACAAACACTCTCCATTGAAGATTTCGAAACAAGCTGGTCTGGCGAGCTAATCCTTATCACCAAACGCTCATTGCTGCCGGGCATGACGGGTAAGTTTGATATCAGTTGGTTTATTCCCGCCATC from Pseudomonadales bacterium encodes:
- a CDS encoding EAL domain-containing protein, encoding MRARLTVSVKLNCVIILLSILAATTVSYHLIHQEYQRSYQQLIKDSVALVERSSVQQQFAIYYQKHANTRLLLQELFSQPALKYSAIYDRNGKRIFGLERDGESLHGIPDLESARQGLGALEQGEYEYVNLQSGEKFVDVTIPVFSPMNPFYEGVEQENFILELAQPRMQGSQYLMGYVRLVLSKTPLKQHLVEYSKWIIAASTLFILMCSLISLVFIRRITEPLAKVVQLAHDVSNGKLDTTFRVRGSDEVREIASMLNFIVRSLNNYKTELDVNQQLLTMKVEERTKQLSESNEQLKQAVEETSLAKERLRRLAYYDSLTVLPNRQFFTEQLKLLLSMAKREDYQLALLFIDLDNFKRINDSLGHSAGDMLLREVAARLSHCIRDSDLISRYMDDQLEIGVSRLGGDEFTVVLNRIEDRETVAKVAQRLLTSLARPMFIEGHELVITPSIGIAISPNDGEDVEGLLKHADTAMYHAKNNGKNNFQYYASSMNEMGVHRLKLETDLRRALEHEELVLHYQPQVDISTGKIVGAEAMVRWQHPEHGLVPPLNFITLAEEMGLIVELGDWVLREACKQTKIWQKQGLDIPKIAVNLSALQFDDEDFIERTGQLLKETGLSPKSLELELTESVIMKDAETTIEALNVIKSMGISLSVDDFGTGYSSLNYLSQFPLDKLKIDRSFVVDVEKGEHNAGLVIAIIAMAKSLNLSLVAEGVETNAQLLFLKSKGVRVIQGFFFSGPVPAEQFEELLRSHRFDQLLDDIPAPAIKPKLVSSADWGGSF